The following are encoded together in the Planococcus antarcticus DSM 14505 genome:
- a CDS encoding ATP-binding protein: protein MNRIWNSVVGKLWITILLLVSFVLFIVTVLLLEFLGNYHSETVEETLNSEANMIANIFNDHDEVASSLEIIEDVIGTETNAVIAEEPFDSNYYIHDGINGTETREKILNEPSFQKVFETSETVMKEMLLPSLTEQNRLESYIVLASPLQTGEEQHGVVFIYQSLEVMDRTAERTTNIVFLSAFIALLLTTFFAFFLSSRITSPLRKMREGAFELAKGNFDTKVRATSSDEIGQLATAFNQMGRQLKHHVEVINQEKEQLSSILTSMADVVITFNQDKTILLSNPPAEKLLQKWVFKNGSTEAQPLPAEMLHMLDHVLGFEEEIVDELEIEGAYYAINFSPLYSGESIRGAVAVLHNMTEQHRLEKLREDFIANVSHELRTPIAMLQGYSEAILDDVGATEKERREMTKIIYEESLRMGRLVTDLLNLARMESGHMRLYKEIVQLNNSIERMTLKFAQIAKENGVQLSFETTVDDWAASQIDQDRIEQVMTNLIDNAIRHTPREGQVVVRVEQQQEYAKISINDNGVGISEKDLEFVFERFYKADKARTLGKGGTGLGLAIASNIIKAHEGKIYAESIIGQGTSFVFLLPLKNM, encoded by the coding sequence ATGAATAGAATATGGAATAGTGTCGTCGGGAAGCTTTGGATTACGATCCTGCTTCTCGTTTCCTTTGTCCTTTTTATTGTGACAGTTTTGCTTTTGGAGTTTCTTGGAAACTATCATAGCGAAACAGTGGAAGAAACATTGAACAGCGAAGCGAATATGATCGCAAATATTTTCAATGACCATGATGAAGTGGCCAGTTCACTAGAAATTATCGAGGATGTTATAGGAACTGAGACCAATGCGGTCATTGCTGAAGAGCCCTTTGACAGCAATTATTATATTCATGACGGAATAAATGGAACTGAAACACGTGAAAAAATATTAAACGAACCTTCGTTTCAAAAGGTGTTTGAAACAAGCGAAACAGTGATGAAAGAAATGCTGCTGCCATCATTAACAGAACAGAATCGTCTAGAGTCTTATATTGTCCTAGCTAGTCCGCTGCAGACAGGTGAAGAACAGCATGGTGTTGTATTTATCTACCAATCATTGGAAGTGATGGATCGTACAGCGGAGCGAACAACTAATATTGTATTCCTTTCGGCATTTATTGCACTTTTATTGACTACTTTCTTTGCATTCTTTTTATCATCGCGAATTACGTCGCCGCTCCGGAAAATGCGCGAAGGTGCATTTGAATTGGCAAAAGGTAATTTCGATACAAAAGTTAGAGCAACTTCCAGTGATGAAATTGGTCAATTGGCTACAGCCTTCAATCAAATGGGTCGTCAATTAAAGCATCATGTCGAAGTGATCAATCAGGAAAAAGAACAATTATCAAGCATACTAACATCGATGGCCGACGTTGTAATCACCTTCAATCAGGACAAAACTATCCTATTGAGCAATCCGCCAGCAGAGAAATTATTGCAGAAATGGGTCTTTAAAAATGGCTCTACTGAAGCCCAACCGCTGCCTGCAGAAATGCTCCACATGCTTGACCACGTTCTGGGTTTTGAAGAAGAGATTGTAGATGAGCTGGAAATCGAAGGGGCTTATTATGCCATCAACTTCAGCCCCTTATATAGCGGAGAATCGATCCGGGGTGCTGTTGCCGTTTTGCACAATATGACGGAGCAGCATCGTCTAGAGAAACTGAGAGAAGATTTTATCGCTAATGTGTCTCATGAATTGCGAACTCCAATTGCGATGCTCCAGGGCTATAGCGAAGCGATTTTGGATGATGTTGGAGCGACAGAAAAAGAACGTCGCGAAATGACAAAAATTATCTATGAAGAATCACTGCGGATGGGCCGACTGGTCACAGACTTATTGAACCTAGCACGGATGGAATCGGGTCACATGCGTCTTTACAAGGAAATTGTCCAATTGAATAACTCCATTGAGCGGATGACTCTTAAATTTGCGCAAATCGCTAAAGAAAATGGTGTTCAACTGTCGTTTGAAACGACTGTTGATGATTGGGCGGCCAGTCAAATTGATCAGGATCGGATAGAACAAGTTATGACCAATTTAATAGATAATGCAATTCGACATACGCCTAGAGAAGGGCAAGTGGTGGTGCGTGTCGAACAACAACAGGAGTACGCAAAGATTTCAATCAACGATAATGGAGTAGGAATTTCAGAAAAAGATCTGGAATTTGTTTTCGAACGATTCTACAAAGCAGATAAGGCAAGAACACTCGGCAAAGGCGGAACAGGTCTTGGCCTGGCAATTGCCAGCAATATCATTAAAGCGCATGAAGGCAAAATTTATGCAGAGAGCATCATTGGACAAGGTACTTCATTTGTCTTTTTGCTGCCTTTAAAGAATATGTAA
- a CDS encoding response regulator transcription factor: protein MSEEITILVVDDEERIRRLLKMYLEREGYLVEEAEDGVQALEMAMEKDYHCILLDLMMPEKNGVEVATELRETKMTPIIMLTAKGEEADRVEGFESGADDYIVKPFSPREVVLRVKAILRRSSAYSPISNSTVSKDLVVFPHLTIDHDAHRVTADGVEVNLTPKEYELLYFLAKAPDKVFDREHLLKEVWHYDFFGDLRTVDTHVKRLREKLNRVSESAAKMIVTVWGVGYKFEVGNE, encoded by the coding sequence ATGTCTGAAGAGATTACGATTTTAGTAGTAGATGATGAGGAACGGATCCGGCGATTGCTGAAAATGTACCTAGAGCGTGAAGGCTACTTGGTGGAAGAAGCTGAAGATGGCGTTCAGGCACTAGAGATGGCGATGGAAAAAGATTATCACTGCATCTTGCTAGATTTGATGATGCCCGAAAAAAATGGTGTCGAAGTGGCTACCGAATTGCGTGAAACGAAAATGACTCCGATCATCATGCTTACCGCCAAAGGAGAAGAAGCCGACCGCGTGGAAGGGTTTGAATCTGGAGCAGATGATTATATCGTCAAACCGTTCAGTCCGAGAGAAGTGGTGCTGCGTGTCAAAGCAATTTTGCGGCGATCATCGGCTTATTCTCCCATCTCCAATTCGACCGTCTCAAAAGACCTGGTAGTATTTCCCCATCTGACCATTGATCACGACGCACATCGCGTCACTGCTGACGGTGTAGAAGTGAACTTAACACCAAAAGAATATGAGTTATTATACTTTTTAGCGAAAGCACCGGATAAAGTTTTTGACCGAGAGCATTTGCTGAAAGAAGTTTGGCATTATGACTTTTTCGGTGACTTAAGAACAGTCGACACACACGTCAAGCGCTTGCGTGAAAAATTGAACCGCGTTTCGGAATCGGCAGCGAAGATGATTGTCACTGTATGGGGCGTAGGCTACAAGTTTGAGGTCGGCAATGAATAG
- the ccsB gene encoding c-type cytochrome biogenesis protein CcsB — MTLADISSNLLYVAFIAYLIATFVFGGAVKGNKEGTFKSEKRWGKVAIIITLVGFAANLGYFFTRWGATGHAPLSNMFEFTTAFGMTLVGGFIILYFLYKTPVLGMVVLPVALLLIAFASMFPSEVSPLIPALQTNWLAIHVSTVVIAEGILAISAAAGLIYLLKVIDLTKKSKQRFWLEAIMYSLVLVLGFVAVSTFFSATGYEAEFTYVDKEDKEAAITYTMPPIFGMNEYVALTDEAMTPLIETPAIVNAGKLTTVLWSVIVGTVLYWLIRLVSRKRIAAILKPFVKNVNLQLMDEIGYRAIIIGFPIFTLGALIFAMIWAQIAWSRFWGWDPKEVWALITWLFYAAYLHLRLGKGWQGEKSAWLAVVGFVIIMFNLVVVNLIIAGLHSYA, encoded by the coding sequence ATGACATTAGCTGATATAAGTTCAAATCTATTATATGTAGCCTTTATTGCTTATTTGATTGCAACATTCGTTTTCGGAGGAGCCGTTAAAGGCAACAAAGAAGGCACATTCAAATCAGAAAAACGATGGGGCAAAGTTGCGATTATTATCACCCTTGTAGGTTTTGCCGCTAATCTTGGCTACTTCTTTACTAGATGGGGCGCGACTGGCCATGCACCGCTCAGCAATATGTTTGAATTTACGACAGCGTTCGGCATGACTTTAGTTGGTGGATTTATTATTTTGTATTTCTTATACAAAACACCGGTTCTTGGAATGGTTGTCTTGCCTGTCGCGTTATTGCTTATCGCATTTGCCAGTATGTTCCCGAGTGAAGTTAGCCCGCTTATTCCGGCTCTTCAGACAAACTGGTTGGCAATTCACGTCAGTACTGTAGTTATTGCAGAAGGAATCCTAGCTATTAGTGCAGCTGCAGGCTTGATTTATTTATTGAAAGTAATAGATCTAACCAAAAAATCCAAACAGCGTTTTTGGTTAGAAGCAATTATGTATTCTTTGGTACTAGTTCTCGGGTTTGTAGCAGTCAGCACATTCTTTTCCGCAACAGGCTACGAGGCAGAGTTTACTTATGTAGATAAAGAAGATAAAGAAGCTGCCATCACTTATACAATGCCTCCTATTTTTGGGATGAATGAGTATGTTGCTTTAACGGACGAAGCGATGACGCCTCTTATCGAAACACCTGCAATCGTCAATGCCGGAAAACTGACAACCGTTTTATGGTCCGTAATTGTCGGAACGGTTCTTTATTGGTTGATTCGTTTGGTTTCTAGAAAGCGCATTGCAGCAATATTGAAACCATTCGTTAAAAATGTCAATTTGCAGTTGATGGATGAAATTGGTTATCGTGCGATTATTATCGGCTTCCCGATCTTTACATTAGGTGCATTGATTTTCGCTATGATCTGGGCACAAATTGCCTGGTCCCGTTTCTGGGGCTGGGACCCGAAAGAAGTATGGGCATTGATTACTTGGTTATTCTATGCTGCATACCTGCATTTACGTTTAGGCAAAGGATGGCAAGGTGAAAAATCCGCATGGCTGGCAGTTGTCGGCTTTGTAATCATTATGTTTAATCTGGTCGTTGTTAACTTAATAATCGCCGGGTTGCATTCTTACGCATAA
- a CDS encoding cytochrome c biogenesis protein ResB, which translates to MENLQCQCGHVNPPGTKLCESCGRSLTEKEQNSKLVDMRYEGTARRSQTYNKSIIDKIWNFFSSVKVGVSIIIILLVAAAIGTILPQQAFVPASTEATIKAYYIDTYGSVGRVYHALGFHDLYSSYWFIALVGMLAISLVIASLDRFVPLYKSLKNQRVLRHPSFMDKQRIYAEGPGSEDTLQKAETKLKELKYNTRTDKNGLLAEKGRFSRWGPYVNHIGLIIFLFGVMLRMIPGFYIDESLWIREGETRAIPEVPGYYLESENFELEVYTGEGGEEIFGEALDRVGTVAKNYQTDVVLYQKKEEALPGAVDGQEVVKEFPIRVNQPLKFDGYAIYQMDYRLDELETMTFALTNKETEEALGELTIDLIDPEKNYELEGGSTIELLGYYPDFSGFENGEPQTATPLPNNPGFLVKLTTPETPEGETSFITIQNTVEPLGENDFKLAFQSVETRDVSGLTVRKDSTLPILGLGGLIFMIGVAQGMYFNHRRFWIQQKADGTILLAGHTNKNWFGLKKDLDQVVEHASLPAYSDQQDEIDKKEKAEKEGEVLS; encoded by the coding sequence ATGGAGAATTTGCAATGTCAATGCGGTCATGTAAATCCACCTGGCACGAAACTTTGTGAATCGTGTGGGCGGTCTTTGACTGAAAAAGAACAAAATAGCAAACTGGTAGATATGCGTTATGAAGGAACGGCTAGACGTTCACAAACTTATAATAAATCCATTATCGATAAAATTTGGAATTTCTTTTCAAGTGTCAAAGTGGGTGTCAGTATTATTATAATCCTGCTAGTAGCTGCAGCGATTGGTACAATCCTTCCGCAGCAAGCGTTTGTTCCGGCAAGTACGGAAGCAACGATCAAGGCTTATTATATCGACACTTATGGCAGTGTTGGACGCGTCTATCATGCTCTTGGTTTTCATGACTTATACAGTTCTTATTGGTTTATTGCGTTGGTCGGGATGCTAGCTATCTCTTTAGTAATTGCCAGCTTAGACCGTTTTGTGCCACTATATAAATCGCTGAAAAACCAGCGAGTTCTGCGTCACCCGAGCTTTATGGATAAACAGCGAATTTATGCCGAAGGACCTGGTTCAGAAGATACACTGCAAAAAGCAGAAACAAAGTTAAAAGAGTTGAAATACAACACGCGTACGGATAAAAACGGCCTATTGGCTGAAAAAGGTCGTTTTTCCAGGTGGGGTCCGTATGTCAATCATATTGGGCTGATTATCTTTTTGTTTGGTGTTATGCTTCGTATGATTCCTGGATTCTATATAGATGAAAGCTTATGGATACGTGAAGGCGAAACGAGAGCCATTCCTGAAGTACCAGGCTATTATCTAGAAAGTGAAAATTTTGAGCTGGAAGTTTATACGGGCGAAGGCGGAGAAGAAATCTTCGGTGAAGCCCTAGACCGTGTTGGTACAGTAGCGAAAAATTACCAGACGGATGTCGTTTTGTATCAAAAGAAAGAAGAAGCGTTGCCAGGTGCAGTCGACGGACAAGAAGTCGTTAAAGAATTTCCAATCCGTGTCAATCAGCCTCTGAAGTTTGATGGTTATGCCATTTACCAAATGGACTACCGTTTAGATGAACTGGAGACAATGACGTTTGCTTTGACTAATAAAGAAACGGAAGAAGCTCTTGGTGAACTCACCATCGATTTGATTGACCCAGAAAAAAATTATGAGCTTGAAGGCGGTTCAACTATTGAATTGCTTGGTTATTATCCGGATTTTTCAGGCTTTGAAAACGGTGAACCGCAAACTGCAACACCGTTGCCAAACAATCCAGGCTTCCTGGTGAAATTGACTACTCCTGAAACACCAGAAGGAGAAACAAGTTTTATCACGATTCAAAATACAGTAGAACCTTTAGGTGAAAATGACTTTAAACTGGCTTTCCAAAGTGTCGAAACACGTGATGTATCAGGTCTTACGGTTCGAAAAGACAGTACCTTGCCGATTCTCGGCCTTGGCGGTTTGATCTTTATGATCGGTGTGGCACAAGGGATGTACTTTAACCATCGCCGTTTCTGGATTCAACAGAAAGCTGATGGTACGATCTTGCTTGCGGGGCATACCAATAAAAACTGGTTCGGCTTGAAGAAAGATCTTGATCAAGTTGTTGAGCATGCATCATTGCCCGCTTACTCAGATCAGCAGGATGAAATCGACAAAAAAGAGAAAGCGGAAAAGGAAGGTGAAGTATTGTCATGA
- the resA gene encoding thiol-disulfide oxidoreductase ResA translates to MDERAVPIKNDKKKKRAVMRAAILAILIAAIGYTIYNSATAEDISLLKVGDKAPDFALIDLEGEDHKLSDYEGQGVFLNFWGTWCKPCAKEMPAMDRQYEVFSDEGVQVLAVNIAQSDFEVQSFADQYGLSFPVVIDKTKSVMTAYNIRPLPTTILVNPEGNIQRIITGEMTEQDIEGFMEEIKPD, encoded by the coding sequence ATGGATGAACGAGCGGTACCAATAAAGAACGACAAAAAGAAAAAAAGAGCTGTGATGAGAGCGGCTATTCTAGCGATTTTAATAGCTGCTATTGGCTACACCATTTATAACAGTGCAACAGCTGAGGATATCAGCCTGCTTAAAGTCGGTGACAAGGCGCCTGACTTTGCCTTAATAGATCTAGAAGGTGAAGATCATAAATTATCAGATTACGAAGGTCAAGGAGTCTTTTTGAACTTCTGGGGTACTTGGTGCAAACCATGCGCGAAAGAAATGCCGGCCATGGATCGGCAATATGAGGTCTTTTCAGATGAGGGCGTACAAGTACTCGCAGTGAACATTGCTCAATCAGATTTTGAAGTCCAATCTTTCGCGGATCAATACGGCTTGTCTTTTCCAGTAGTGATCGATAAAACAAAGAGTGTGATGACGGCTTACAATATCAGGCCATTGCCAACCACAATTCTTGTTAATCCGGAAGGAAATATTCAACGCATCATTACAGGTGAAATGACGGAACAGGATATTGAAGGGTTTATGGAAGAAATCAAACCTGACTAA
- a CDS encoding pseudouridine synthase translates to MERLQKVLAHAGVASRRKSEQLILDGKVRVNGKTIKELGVKVSSTDKIEVEGVQLEKEQKVYYLLYKPRGVISAVSDDKNRKVVTDFFTDIEKRIYPVGRLDYDTSGLLIMTNDGEFANMLTHPKFEIDKTYVARLKGIPEKDDLKKLERGIKLEDGMTAPAKVKLLSGDKKTGKAIVQITIHEGRNRQVRRMFEAIGYPVQKLSREQFAFLTLHGLNAGESRELSAHEVKLLRVLADTGKRV, encoded by the coding sequence ATGGAAAGATTACAGAAAGTACTTGCACATGCAGGCGTAGCATCACGACGTAAGTCAGAACAATTGATTTTGGACGGTAAAGTAAGAGTCAACGGGAAAACGATCAAGGAATTGGGAGTTAAAGTTTCAAGCACCGATAAAATTGAAGTAGAAGGCGTTCAACTTGAAAAAGAACAGAAAGTTTACTACTTATTGTATAAGCCACGCGGCGTCATTTCAGCTGTTTCGGATGATAAAAATCGCAAAGTCGTAACTGACTTTTTTACGGATATTGAAAAACGGATTTATCCAGTCGGACGATTAGATTACGATACATCGGGGTTGCTCATCATGACGAACGATGGAGAATTTGCCAATATGCTGACACATCCAAAGTTCGAAATTGATAAAACCTACGTAGCTCGTTTAAAAGGAATTCCAGAAAAAGATGACCTGAAAAAATTGGAACGTGGCATCAAGCTCGAGGATGGAATGACAGCCCCAGCTAAGGTGAAGCTTCTATCAGGAGATAAAAAGACAGGCAAGGCCATTGTACAGATCACGATACACGAAGGAAGAAACCGCCAAGTCCGCAGAATGTTCGAAGCTATCGGCTATCCGGTACAGAAATTGAGCCGTGAACAATTTGCTTTTTTGACATTGCATGGTTTGAACGCAGGCGAATCGCGAGAACTTTCTGCACACGAAGTCAAATTATTGCGTGTACTAGCTGATACGGGTAAACGCGTCTAA
- the scpB gene encoding SMC-Scp complex subunit ScpB, which yields MKTNLSSRIEALLFVAGDDGLTPKQLQFLTEVDSEELQAGIKELETRYVDSVSGICLKELAGVFQLVTKQEVAETIQKLVENPTVQALSQASLEVLAIIAYKQPITRIEVEDLRGVKSEKALHTLAAKGLVQEAGRVEGTGRAILYGTTKEFLNYFGLKNLDELPPLPEESASDEDDDTDLFMTNFQQTFKEEIKV from the coding sequence ATGAAGACGAATCTTTCGAGTAGAATAGAAGCGCTGCTTTTCGTGGCAGGAGACGATGGGCTGACACCGAAGCAACTTCAATTTTTGACGGAAGTGGACAGTGAAGAGCTGCAGGCGGGCATAAAAGAATTAGAAACACGCTATGTCGATTCCGTCAGTGGCATCTGTCTCAAGGAACTGGCAGGGGTCTTTCAACTAGTGACCAAGCAAGAAGTGGCAGAAACGATTCAAAAACTGGTGGAAAACCCCACCGTGCAGGCATTGTCTCAAGCATCTTTGGAAGTTTTGGCAATTATCGCATACAAGCAGCCAATTACAAGGATAGAAGTTGAAGACTTGCGCGGTGTAAAAAGTGAAAAAGCGCTCCACACACTGGCTGCTAAAGGCCTGGTTCAAGAAGCGGGACGGGTTGAAGGAACAGGTCGTGCCATTCTATATGGTACGACAAAAGAGTTCTTGAATTATTTCGGTTTGAAGAATCTAGACGAACTTCCGCCCTTGCCTGAAGAATCTGCAAGCGATGAGGATGACGATACAGATCTTTTCATGACAAATTTTCAACAAACCTTCAAAGAAGAAATAAAAGTGTGA
- a CDS encoding segregation/condensation protein A, with product MSYEVKVEAYEGPLDLLLHLIHRLEIDIYDIPVSQITSQYMEHIRAMQVLELNEASEYLVMAATLLAIKSKTLLPVHEGELDEIEYEFDEQDPREELVSRLVEYRKFKDASENLKELESNRSFIYTKAPMDLSEIQATIPYDQVDLEVNAYDILGAFQKMLRRKQLKAPLSARVARQEISIKHQMTLIVDQLKLAKGRTSFHKLFPSDDKTVLVVSFLSILELMKRQVIAVEQETNFTNLMVELRKDKWEYEDESFE from the coding sequence ATGTCGTACGAAGTGAAAGTAGAGGCCTATGAAGGCCCTCTTGATTTATTATTGCATTTAATCCACCGTTTGGAAATTGATATTTACGATATTCCTGTTTCACAGATTACTTCACAGTATATGGAACACATACGGGCGATGCAAGTTCTAGAATTGAATGAAGCGAGTGAGTATCTTGTTATGGCGGCCACATTGCTTGCAATCAAAAGCAAAACATTGCTGCCGGTTCACGAAGGTGAGTTGGATGAAATTGAATACGAATTCGATGAACAAGATCCACGTGAAGAACTGGTGTCACGTCTTGTGGAATACCGGAAATTTAAGGACGCTTCTGAAAATTTAAAGGAGCTTGAAAGCAATCGTTCCTTTATCTATACGAAAGCGCCAATGGATTTATCGGAAATTCAGGCAACTATTCCTTACGATCAAGTCGATCTCGAGGTAAATGCCTATGATATACTTGGGGCTTTTCAAAAAATGCTTCGCCGTAAGCAATTAAAAGCGCCATTATCTGCGCGCGTCGCAAGACAGGAGATTTCCATCAAACATCAAATGACTTTGATCGTCGATCAATTGAAGTTGGCAAAGGGACGGACATCTTTCCACAAACTGTTCCCTTCAGATGATAAAACTGTGCTGGTGGTATCGTTTTTGTCGATTCTGGAATTAATGAAACGGCAGGTCATTGCGGTGGAGCAGGAAACCAACTTCACCAATTTGATGGTGGAACTCAGAAAGGACAAGTGGGAATATGAAGACGAATCTTTCGAGTAG
- a CDS encoding DUF309 domain-containing protein has product MHPLHHPLFIQYIINFNEEKDYFECHEVGEEYWKAIAPKDKMHPLTGWIQLAVGMYHWRRSNYPGALRSFIRAKVKLAAGGIWVEGFDHEKLIRILSDSIEAVTERKPFSVQKIPIVSEELKQAVESYHSAHPLTQQDPYYLMHKHRLRDRTSIISLREQKKKAEPLN; this is encoded by the coding sequence ATGCATCCACTTCATCATCCACTGTTTATTCAATACATTATTAATTTTAACGAAGAAAAAGATTATTTTGAGTGCCATGAAGTTGGCGAAGAATACTGGAAAGCAATTGCACCTAAAGACAAGATGCATCCCCTAACAGGGTGGATCCAATTAGCGGTCGGCATGTACCATTGGAGAAGAAGCAATTATCCAGGAGCCTTGCGTTCTTTTATCCGTGCCAAAGTCAAATTGGCTGCCGGCGGAATATGGGTGGAAGGATTCGACCATGAAAAACTGATTCGCATCTTAAGCGATTCGATCGAAGCTGTCACAGAACGAAAACCATTTTCGGTTCAGAAAATCCCGATTGTTTCAGAAGAGCTAAAACAGGCAGTGGAATCCTATCATTCTGCACATCCTCTGACACAGCAAGATCCCTATTACCTTATGCATAAGCACAGGCTACGTGATCGTACTTCCATCATCAGCTTGCGTGAACAAAAAAAAAAGGCGGAACCTTTAAATTAA
- a CDS encoding GNAT family N-acetyltransferase: MLFRYKKSFEKIAMGLMSFMPKERELKKLQQTMHIYEENPDWQLFLWKKEDDFVGLLGVEVSEKSYTIHHLSVNPSHRGDGIGHEMVEKIQNLMQDRKMLATEETEPFLKKCPIKKGDL; the protein is encoded by the coding sequence ATGTTGTTCAGATATAAGAAATCATTCGAGAAAATCGCTATGGGGCTGATGTCATTCATGCCGAAAGAGCGAGAACTGAAAAAATTACAGCAAACCATGCATATCTATGAAGAAAATCCGGATTGGCAGTTATTTCTTTGGAAAAAAGAGGATGATTTTGTCGGATTATTAGGCGTGGAAGTTAGCGAAAAATCCTATACAATTCACCACTTATCAGTGAATCCTTCGCATCGCGGAGATGGAATCGGCCATGAAATGGTAGAAAAAATTCAGAATCTCATGCAAGATCGGAAAATGCTTGCGACAGAAGAAACCGAACCATTCCTAAAAAAATGCCCAATAAAAAAAGGCGACCTTTAA
- the lysA gene encoding diaminopimelate decarboxylase — protein sequence MHLYGTQAINEQGHLTIGGTDSVELAKNYGTPLYVYDIQLFRDRARAFQQTFKEAGIGYQVAYASKAFSTIAIYQVAAEENLSLDVVSAGELYTAVKAGFPVGKIHFHGNNKSLEELQMAFRVGIGCIVVDNFHEIDLLKKISEQNKQSMNILLRVTPGIEAHTHDYITTGQEDSKFGFDLKNGQADDAFNQTYNHGYLKLIGLHCHIGSQIFDTSAFQLASEKLLQKMSGWKQEFGYICPVLNLGGGFGIRYTAEDAPLKPAVYVKKMIETVKQTSEDLGYPIPEIWIEPGRSLIGDAGTTLYTIGSTKEVPKMRKYAAVDGGMSDNIRPALYGAKYSSLLANKANALSTEQYTIAGKCCESGDKLIEQADLPTVEAGDLLGVFCTGAYGYSMASNYNRIARPAVVFVENGMSQLVVKRETNADLVKQDLSYSQKAIQK from the coding sequence TTGCATTTATACGGCACACAAGCAATTAATGAGCAAGGTCATTTGACAATCGGCGGAACCGATTCAGTGGAGTTAGCTAAAAATTACGGAACACCACTTTATGTCTATGACATTCAATTATTCCGTGATCGCGCCAGAGCGTTCCAACAAACTTTCAAAGAAGCAGGAATTGGCTATCAGGTCGCGTATGCCAGCAAAGCTTTTTCAACCATTGCAATCTACCAAGTAGCGGCAGAAGAAAATCTGTCATTGGATGTGGTTTCTGCTGGAGAACTGTATACGGCCGTCAAAGCAGGATTCCCGGTTGGAAAAATCCATTTTCACGGCAACAATAAAAGCCTAGAAGAATTGCAGATGGCTTTTCGAGTAGGAATCGGTTGCATCGTAGTCGATAACTTTCACGAAATCGACTTATTAAAGAAAATTTCCGAGCAAAACAAACAATCGATGAATATTTTGTTGCGTGTGACTCCCGGAATTGAGGCTCATACACATGATTACATCACGACCGGACAAGAAGATTCAAAATTCGGATTTGATTTGAAGAATGGCCAGGCAGATGATGCATTTAACCAAACCTATAACCACGGTTATTTGAAACTAATAGGACTTCATTGTCACATTGGTTCACAGATATTCGATACCAGCGCATTCCAGTTGGCTTCTGAGAAATTATTGCAGAAAATGTCTGGCTGGAAACAGGAATTTGGCTATATATGCCCCGTATTAAATCTTGGTGGAGGCTTCGGGATTCGCTATACAGCAGAAGACGCGCCACTTAAACCGGCTGTCTATGTAAAGAAAATGATTGAAACCGTTAAACAGACCTCTGAAGATCTCGGTTATCCAATCCCCGAAATCTGGATCGAGCCGGGCCGTTCATTAATTGGCGATGCTGGAACGACACTTTATACCATCGGATCGACGAAAGAAGTGCCAAAGATGCGCAAATATGCCGCGGTTGACGGAGGAATGTCAGACAATATTCGTCCAGCTTTATACGGAGCAAAGTACAGTTCGCTATTGGCCAATAAAGCAAATGCCTTATCGACTGAGCAATACACAATCGCAGGGAAATGCTGTGAATCAGGAGACAAGCTAATTGAACAAGCTGACTTGCCGACTGTGGAAGCGGGAGATCTTTTAGGTGTTTTCTGCACGGGTGCATATGGTTACTCAATGGCCAGTAACTATAACCGCATTGCACGGCCGGCCGTTGTATTCGTAGAAAATGGTATGTCTCAGCTAGTTGTGAAACGTGAAACGAATGCGGATTTGGTCAAACAGGACTTATCCTACTCGCAGAAGGCTATCCAGAAATGA